One part of the Quercus lobata isolate SW786 chromosome 7, ValleyOak3.0 Primary Assembly, whole genome shotgun sequence genome encodes these proteins:
- the LOC115953080 gene encoding protein trichome birefringence, with product MDNNAVKNIPNINGGTLISDLKSLFFILKTRRTVVFVYGFMLAFVAFTIFLAFSPSSNSASPWFTNIFSSSSTATDGDSDRSQFSSIFSYFFPNNTSPQTTNTYRSTNTTFQPPSPNKELQNHPQTTPVSDKGKVPNSNQTSTTFQSPSPSKELQNHTQTTLVSDKGKVPNPNQTILVAPESPVAEANHTTTVPVNSVPSVNKEPTSVNNKTQSVENSDKGKVLNTNQTSISAPAKAPVAKNQSLSSLGSPSKSNSDEAGKGASLLKKQGNESKSGVSVKKGGDSLVESLINCDFFDGEWVRDDSYPLYKPGSCSLIDEQFNCILNGRPDKDYQKMKWKPKGCNLPRLDGSRLLDLLRGKRLVFVGDSLNRNMWESLVCILRNSAKDKSKVYEANGRHYFRGEASYSFIFKDYDCTVEFFVSPFLVREWELPDKNGSKKETLRLDLVGRSSDQYKGADFIIFNTGHWWTHEKTSKGKDYYQEGSHVYGELNVLEAFRKALTTWARWVDANINPSKSQVFFRGYSDTHFSGGQWNSGGQCDHETQPIKNETYLRPYPPKMTVLEKVLKGMKTHVTYLNITRMTDFRKDGHPSIYRKRYLSKEERRSPLRFQDCSHWCLPGVPDAWNEVFYAELLIKQHKMQQHQKRP from the exons atgGATAATAATGCTGTAAAGAACATCCCCAATATCAATGGAGGAACCTTGATCTCAGACCTCAAAAGCCTCTTCTTCATCCTCAAAACAAGAAGAACCGTTGTTTTTGTATATGGGTTCATGCTTGCTTTTGTTGCTTTCACTATTTTCTTAGCTTTCAGCCCCTCTTCTAACTCTGCCTCTCCTTGGTTCACCAACATCTTCAGTAGTAGTAGCACCGCCACCGACGGTGATTCTGATAGATCTCAattctcttctattttctccTACTTCTTCCCCAACAACACTTCCCCACAAACCACTAATACTTATAGATCTACTAATACCACATTCCAACCTCCTAGTCCCAACAAAGAGCTTCAAAACCATCCTCAAACTACGCCGGTTTCTGATAAGGGTAAAGTCCCAAACTCAAATCAGACTAGTACCACATTCCAATCTCCTAGTCCCAGCAAAGAGCTCCAGAACCATACTCAAACTACACTGGTTTCTGATAAGGGTAAAGTCCCAAATCCAAATCAGACTATACTTGTTGCCCCAGAATCTCCGGTGGCAGAAGCGAATCACACTACAACTGTGCCTGTGAATTCTGTTCCTAGTGTGAATAAAGAACCAACTTCTGTGAATAACAAAACTCAAAGTGTAGAGAATTCTGATAAAGGTAAAGTTTTGAACACCAATCAGACTTCAATATCAGCCCCGGCAAAAGCTCCTGTGGCTAAAAATCAGAGTTTGAGTTCATTGGGTTCTCCAAGTAAGAGTAATTCTGATGAGGCAGGGAAAGGCGCTTCCCTGTTGAAGAAACAGGGCAATGAGAGTAAATCAGGTGTTTCGGTGAAGAAGGGAGGGGATAGTTTGGTGGAGTCTTTGATTAACTGTGATTTTTTTGATGGGGAATGGGTGAGAGATGATTCGTATCCGCTTTACAAACCTGGGTCTTGTTCGCTGATTGATGAGCAGTTCAATTGTATTCTTAATGGTAGACCTGATAAAGATTACCAGAAGATGAAATGGAAGCCTAAGGGGTGCAATCTTCCTAG GTTGGACGGAAGTCGCTTATTGGATTTGTTGAGAGGCAAGCGGCTAGTTTTTGTTGGTGATTCTCTGAATAGGAATATGTGGGAATCTCTAGTTTGCATCTTGAGGAACTCAGCGAAAGATAAGAGCAAGGTTTATGAAGCCAATGGTAGACATTATTTTCGAGGGGAAGCATCATACTCTTTCATATTCAAA GATTATGACTGCACTGTAGAGTTCTTTGTATCTCCTTTCTTAGTTCGAGAATGGGAATTGCCAGACAAAAATGGATCAAAGAAGGAAACTCTTCGTCTTGATTTAGTAGGGAGATCTTCTGATCAATATAAAGGAGCAGATTTTATCATCTTTAACACTGGACACTGGTGGACTCATGAAAAAACTTCTAAAGG GAAAGACTATTATCAAGAAGGAAGCCATGTCTATGGTGAATTGAATGTTCTTGAGGCATTTCGAAAAGCTTTAACTACATGGGCCAGATGGGTTGATGCCAATATAAATCCATCGAAGTCTCAAGTTTTCTTCAGGGGTTATTCCGACACCCATTTCAG TGGTGGACAGTGGAATTCTGGTGGGCAATGTGATCATGAGACTCAGCCCATCAAGAATGAGACATATCTGAGGCCATATCCACCCAAGATGACCGTACTGGAGAAAGTACTCAAAGGGATGAAAACTCATGTCACCTACTTGAATATTACAAGAATGACAGATTTCAGGAAGGATGGTCATCCATCAATTTACCGGAAGCGGTACCTGTCTAAGGAGGAAAGGAGATCACCATTGAGGTTCCAAGACTGCAGCCATTGGTGCCTACCTGGTGTTCCTGATGCATGGAATGAGGTTTTCTATGCCGAGCTCTTAATAAAACAGCATAAAATGCAGCAACATCAGAAGAGACCTTAG